The Temnothorax longispinosus isolate EJ_2023e unplaced genomic scaffold, Tlon_JGU_v1 HiC_scaffold_696, whole genome shotgun sequence genome segment aattctaaattttacacTAATATGTAGtccatttaattatatgaatatacttaattttataatatatattaacatatgtattaatattattatatattaatatatttaatatttataatataagcaccatttatatatactttgacaACAAAAAATCAGTGTCGCATAACGTAAAATGCATGATACATACAGGTTATGTTTCACAAAGGTGTattcatattttcttaattaaatattggtcTATAAAGAAAATGGCTCAGTGACaataagataaagaaaaattgtaagCCTTAGGGCCAAATCTAAGCTATGGTAtcatttgaagaaaaataggGAGAAAGTGTAATTCTAACAAATCTAATTCAAACAAATCTATTTTCCAGGTTATCTGTGGAAGTAAAGAACTGCAAGAGGATGAGAACAGAGGATGCAATATTTGCAGGACTATTGGTTGCGACCATGGGTTTGGTTATATTACGAAGGAAGAAATCACAAAGGTGGTTGAATCGTCAATGGTGGGTCCGACCAATTAATTGTATGCGCCCTAATCAAGGCGATTTTTGTCATCTACTTCAAGAAATGAAAGATGATCCACAAATGTTCTTCCGATATACAAGGATGACAGTtccaattttcaataaattattagaaataatgagACCATCCTTAATTAAAAGAAGTCACCGAGCTTTGGTTCCGGAGGAACGTCTCGCTATAACACTTAGGtacgatattttttcaaactgaAGCTCATTTAATATCCGCATATAGGCcgtactataaaattttacctttaaataattgaactgtgtttttaattgttacaGATATCTTGCAACGGGAGATCAGATACTATCAATTGCATTGGCTTATCGTATTGGAGAGTCAACAGCATATAGCATCATAAAAGAAACGTGTAACgtcttcataaaaatattagcacCTGATTATCTTCGACCTCCAATGCAAAAAGAATGGATCAATATCTGTCATGGCTTTTGGAGAGATTGGAACTTTCCAAATTGTGTAGGAGCTGTAGATGGGAAACACATCCATATACAAGCACCACCAAACTCGGGGAGcttatactataattataaaaagactTTTAGTATCGTATTGATGGCTGCGTGTGAccagaattataaatttacctTGGTGGACGTTGGTGCCTATGGTAGTAATAACGACGCAGGAGTGTTTTCTCGATCGGAATTTGGAAAAGCTCTACATAATCAAGGACTTGACTTACCGCAAGGTGTTGCAAAATTACCTGGAAGCGAGACAGAAACACCCTGCTTTTTTGTCGGAGACGACGCTTTTCAATTAACAAGGAATATGATGAAGCCCTATGCTGGTCGGAATTTAAGTCaaattcagaaaatttttaattaccgaTTGTCCCGAGCCAGAAGGACAATTGAAAATGCGTTTGGAATCCTTGCTTCACGATGGCGAGTCTTCAGGAAACCGATTTGCATGAACCCTGTAACTGTTGATAAGATTGTCATGGCATGTGTTTGCCttcataatttcttaaaaacagAAAACGATGCATTGCCAGTACGACATCGCTTATATTGTCCACCTAACTTTGTGGACTCGGAATCTGAAAACGGCGACGTTGTGCCTGGAGAATGGCGAAATGAAGACGGTGAAGGTTTTCAAGGTCTTGCACCATCAAGTGCCCATCGCGCTACAAGAGAAGCATATAATCAAAGGGATTCATTAGCCAATTTCTTGTTGACTCCTGAAGGTGAAGTTCCGTGGCAGTATGTATATATCCGCAGAGGTTTCAATTGTGATGATACTCCGGACAATTAATTCTATgtgacaattatattaatttaaacgagtgtaaataattataaatatgaatttaattaatttaaaggcTTCTGATAAGATTCGAGTCATCCTTAATTCTAGcattgtatgtatatgtaatgttaatttttaaataataattatgtatcgggtagttgtaaataaaatagccgtttttatatttttctaaaagtaatataagtatatataagtataaaagatataatcaagacaatttttataataaaatatttttattgcaaaatacatatataatatcaataaactATATTCTAtgtcaaaagaaataaaaaattaattaaaaattccactTTTTCCCCAGCATGACCATCATAGATCAGTTCTTCAAcgtagaaagaaaaagaggaaagatgaaccgtACAAGAAGATCGGTTAAAAAGAACAGCTGTCTCATAATATGTCAGTTAGATGCTGAACATAAaagtatacaatataaaataaaaaagtatagcatctattttatgtaaaagaaataaaattaaaaattccacaTTTTCCCGAGCATGACCATCATAGatctgttctttttagctgaacttcttgcacagtttatcttttctcttttttacttCTAcgtggaaagaaaaagagaaagatgaaccgtgcaagaagATCGGTTAAAAAGAACAGGTCTCATAA includes the following:
- the LOC139824937 gene encoding uncharacterized protein, whose translation is MRTEDAIFAGLLVATMGLVILRRKKSQRWLNRQWWVRPINCMRPNQGDFCHLLQEMKDDPQMFFRYTRMTVPIFNKLLEIMRPSLIKRSHRALVPEERLAITLRYLATGDQILSIALAYRIGESTAYSIIKETCNVFIKILAPDYLRPPMQKEWINICHGFWRDWNFPNCVGAVDGKHIHIQAPPNSGSLYYNYKKTFSIVLMAACDQNYKFTLVDVGAYGSNNDAGVFSRSEFGKALHNQGLDLPQGVAKLPGSETETPCFFVGDDAFQLTRNMMKPYAGRNLSQIQKIFNYRLSRARRTIENAFGILASRWRVFRKPICMNPVTVDKIVMACVCLHNFLKTENDALPVRHRLYCPPNFVDSESENGDVVPGEWRNEDGEGFQGLAPSSAHRATREAYNQRDSLANFLLTPEGEVPWQYVYIRRGFNCDDTPDN